One genomic region from Fictibacillus marinisediminis encodes:
- the lpdA gene encoding dihydrolipoyl dehydrogenase, with translation MVVGDFPIELDTLVIGSGPGGYVAAIRAAQLGQKVAVAEKGEMGGVCLNVGCIPSKALINAGHRVEHAKHSDDMGIKAENVTVDFSKVQEWKSGIVNKLTSGVQGLLKGNKAEIIRGEAYFVNENTVRIMDEKNSQTYTFKNCIIATGSRPIEIPGFKWSDRVISSTGALALQEVPKKMVVIGGGYIGMELGTAFANFGTEITVLEGSKQILPGFEKQMSQVVSKRLKKKGNVEILTEALAKGVEETKDGVTVTAEIKGETKTFDADYVLVTVGRRPNTEELGLEQVGIEMTERGLIKIDKQAQTNVKGIYAIGDIVEGPALAHKASYEGKIAAEAISGHPSEIDYLAIPAVVFTDPELATVGYDEKSAKEAGFDVKASKFPFAANGRALSMNETDGFMKLITRKEDGLLLGAQIAGGNASDMIAELGLAIEAGMTAEDIAMTIHAHPTFGEISMEAAEVALGSPIHIVK, from the coding sequence ATGGTTGTAGGTGATTTTCCGATTGAATTAGACACACTTGTTATAGGATCTGGCCCAGGGGGATATGTGGCTGCCATCCGTGCAGCACAGCTTGGCCAAAAGGTTGCTGTAGCAGAAAAAGGCGAAATGGGCGGTGTATGCTTAAACGTAGGATGTATTCCTTCTAAAGCACTGATCAATGCCGGCCATCGCGTTGAACATGCGAAGCATTCTGACGATATGGGAATTAAAGCAGAGAACGTTACTGTTGACTTCTCAAAGGTTCAAGAATGGAAATCCGGTATCGTTAATAAATTAACATCTGGAGTTCAAGGCCTGCTTAAAGGAAACAAAGCGGAAATTATTCGCGGTGAAGCCTACTTCGTTAACGAAAATACAGTACGTATCATGGATGAAAAGAATTCTCAAACGTACACGTTCAAAAATTGTATCATTGCAACAGGTTCCCGTCCGATCGAAATTCCTGGATTCAAATGGAGTGACCGTGTCATTTCTTCTACAGGTGCTCTTGCTTTGCAAGAAGTACCAAAGAAAATGGTCGTAATCGGCGGAGGCTACATCGGAATGGAGCTTGGAACAGCTTTTGCTAACTTCGGTACTGAAATTACAGTATTGGAAGGAAGCAAGCAGATCCTTCCGGGCTTTGAAAAGCAGATGAGCCAAGTGGTTTCTAAACGCTTGAAGAAAAAAGGCAATGTAGAAATCCTTACAGAAGCTCTCGCTAAAGGCGTGGAAGAAACAAAAGACGGAGTTACCGTAACTGCTGAAATCAAAGGTGAAACAAAAACGTTTGATGCAGATTATGTACTGGTTACTGTTGGACGCCGTCCAAACACTGAAGAGCTTGGACTTGAGCAAGTCGGGATTGAAATGACTGAGCGCGGATTAATCAAGATCGATAAGCAAGCTCAAACCAACGTAAAAGGCATTTACGCGATTGGTGACATCGTTGAAGGGCCAGCTCTTGCCCATAAAGCTTCTTATGAAGGTAAAATTGCAGCTGAAGCGATCAGCGGACATCCTTCTGAGATAGACTACCTAGCTATACCAGCGGTTGTATTTACCGATCCTGAACTAGCTACTGTTGGATATGATGAAAAGAGCGCGAAGGAAGCTGGATTTGACGTAAAAGCGTCCAAGTTCCCATTCGCTGCAAACGGCCGTGCGCTGTCTATGAATGAAACTGATGGCTTCATGAAGCTGATCACTAGAAAAGAAGACGGATTGCTTCTCGGTGCTCAAATTGCGGGCGGAAACGCGTCTGACATGATTGCTGAGCTTGGATTGGCTATCGAAGCTGGAATGACAGCAGAAGATATTGCTATGACGATTCATGCCCACCCAACATTCGGAGAGATCTCCATGGAAGCTGCTGAAGTAGCGCTTGGATCTCCAATCCACATTGTAAAATAA
- a CDS encoding DUF1885 family protein, giving the protein MQQHAYIKLVPSSKQQSITSEEVKNLFRYYKEITSKTGTQLGWEYGQSAFPYSMEEKSEGKDRWFYLKGTDRQQFKYIMIGLDIEEKDETNTSYIQVTLPEGYTHGDKGKANEFCKFLAKQLEGELHLFNGRIMYYYKKK; this is encoded by the coding sequence TTGCAGCAGCACGCTTATATCAAACTCGTACCGTCATCGAAACAGCAGTCTATTACAAGTGAAGAAGTGAAGAATCTTTTTCGTTATTACAAAGAGATTACCTCTAAGACAGGCACCCAGCTTGGATGGGAATATGGTCAATCGGCATTTCCTTATTCAATGGAAGAAAAAAGCGAAGGCAAGGACCGATGGTTTTATTTAAAAGGTACTGACAGGCAGCAATTTAAGTATATTATGATTGGATTGGACATTGAGGAAAAAGATGAAACAAATACCTCCTATATCCAGGTCACTCTGCCAGAAGGGTATACACATGGAGACAAAGGAAAAGCAAATGAATTCTGTAAGTTCCTGGCGAAACAACTAGAGGGAGAGCTGCATTTATTTAATGGCAGAATAATGTATTACTATAAGAAAAAATAA
- a CDS encoding DUF3055 domain-containing protein — protein sequence MEVFEKLYDEHENVNVRFVGFTTEEVRYDFGIIHTNMFFGKPLVVCMQTGRSALLDANDLQNHEYLQKVFRIHSLKEAKDLSLFFEESLPSILASEQYD from the coding sequence GTGGAAGTATTCGAAAAGCTTTATGATGAACATGAAAATGTCAACGTGCGTTTTGTTGGTTTTACAACAGAAGAGGTTCGGTATGACTTTGGTATTATCCATACGAACATGTTCTTCGGTAAGCCCTTGGTTGTCTGTATGCAGACTGGGCGGTCGGCCCTGCTCGATGCAAATGATCTTCAGAATCATGAGTACCTGCAGAAGGTGTTTCGTATACACTCATTAAAGGAAGCGAAAGATCTTTCCCTTTTCTTTGAAGAGTCTCTTCCGTCTATACTTGCATCTGAGCAATATGATTAA
- a CDS encoding GapA-binding peptide SR1P — MGEIICQTCDSTIEHFEDEKVTKLYANKCPNCANHTNENK, encoded by the coding sequence ATGGGAGAAATCATTTGCCAGACATGTGATAGCACGATTGAACATTTTGAAGACGAAAAGGTAACAAAGCTTTACGCAAATAAATGTCCAAACTGCGCAAATCATACGAACGAAAATAAATAA
- a CDS encoding aminotransferase class I/II-fold pyridoxal phosphate-dependent enzyme — protein sequence MSQHETPLFTGLKEHAKRNPYQFHIPGHKKGYGMDPEFRDFIGENALSIDLINIAPLDDLHQPKGMIKQAQDLAAQAFGADHTFFSVQGTSGAIMTMIMSVVSPGDKIIVPRNVHKSIMTAIVFSGATPVFIHPEIDRELGISHGITPQSVKRALEQNPDAKGVLVINPTYYGVSANLSEIVEIAHGYRVPVLVDEAHGVLIHFHDKMPLSAMQAGADMAATSVHKLGGSLTGSSILNIKEGLVSAKRVQTILSMLTTTSTSYILLASLDTARKRLATEGYSIIEKTIKLANEAREKINKIPRLYCVGEEILGKEATYDLDPTKLLISVKELGITGYDAEVWLREEHNIEVELSDLYNILCLITTADHEKNIMVLVHALEEMSRHFENSDEKAAQAMPVHVPDIPVLALSPRDAFYADTESVPFEESAGRIIAEFIMVYPPGIPIFIPGEIITQDNLNYIKETIEAGLPVQGPEDPELGMLKVIKEHIAIR from the coding sequence TTGTCACAACACGAAACCCCTTTATTTACTGGTCTAAAAGAACATGCTAAACGAAACCCGTATCAATTTCATATTCCCGGACATAAAAAAGGCTACGGAATGGACCCGGAATTCCGGGATTTTATCGGCGAGAATGCCCTGTCCATCGATTTAATTAATATTGCTCCGCTTGATGATCTTCACCAGCCAAAGGGAATGATTAAACAGGCTCAGGACTTAGCGGCTCAAGCTTTTGGAGCTGACCATACATTCTTCTCTGTTCAAGGAACAAGCGGTGCCATCATGACGATGATCATGTCGGTCGTATCTCCTGGAGATAAAATTATCGTACCGCGCAACGTCCATAAATCCATTATGACAGCGATTGTTTTTTCTGGTGCCACACCTGTTTTCATTCATCCGGAAATTGACAGAGAGCTAGGGATCTCCCATGGTATAACCCCTCAAAGCGTTAAGAGAGCGTTGGAGCAGAATCCTGATGCTAAAGGGGTGCTTGTCATTAATCCGACCTATTATGGAGTGTCAGCCAATCTTAGTGAAATTGTTGAAATCGCACATGGCTACCGTGTACCCGTTCTTGTCGACGAAGCTCATGGTGTCCTTATTCACTTTCATGATAAGATGCCGCTCTCCGCGATGCAGGCAGGAGCGGATATGGCTGCGACTTCCGTCCACAAATTAGGCGGATCACTTACAGGGAGCTCTATCCTTAACATAAAAGAAGGTCTTGTTTCAGCCAAAAGGGTTCAAACGATCCTGAGTATGCTCACGACCACGTCAACGTCTTATATTTTGCTCGCCTCCCTTGATACAGCAAGAAAACGTTTGGCTACTGAAGGATACAGCATCATTGAAAAAACCATCAAACTGGCCAATGAGGCACGAGAAAAGATTAATAAAATACCTCGCCTTTATTGTGTCGGCGAGGAAATATTGGGAAAAGAAGCGACGTACGATCTGGATCCGACAAAACTGCTTATTTCCGTAAAAGAACTTGGCATAACGGGATACGACGCGGAGGTATGGCTTCGAGAGGAACATAATATTGAAGTTGAACTATCCGATCTTTATAACATTCTTTGCTTGATCACAACCGCGGATCATGAGAAGAATATCATGGTTTTAGTTCATGCACTCGAAGAGATGTCACGACACTTTGAGAATTCAGACGAAAAAGCTGCACAGGCAATGCCAGTCCACGTTCCCGATATTCCTGTGCTTGCATTATCACCCCGTGATGCATTTTACGCAGATACCGAGAGTGTTCCCTTTGAGGAATCAGCAGGCAGAATCATTGCCGAATTTATCATGGTTTATCCCCCGGGAATTCCAATTTTCATTCCTGGTGAAATCATTACACAGGATAACCTGAACTATATTAAGGAAACCATTGAGGCAGGCCTGCCTGTTCAGGGTCCAGAGGATCCTGAATTAGGAATGCTAAAAGTGATAAAAGAACACATCGCGATTCGATAG
- a CDS encoding NAD(P)H-dependent flavin oxidoreductase, giving the protein MEMKTKVTELLGIRYPIIQGGLAYLAYSRLAAAVSEAGGLGQITAMSLDSPESLKEEIKKTKEMTSSPFGVNFAIGQHGRPFEHMVEAAVEEKVPVISMTGGNPSGIFDLLKGIEVKKLVLVASTRQAAKAEQLGADAVMVVGQEGGGHIGKDDVSTMVLIPQVADAVSIPVIASGGIGDGRGLMAALALGAEGVEMGTRFIATRECEHAHPVYKEALVHGTETGTVVIKRKLGAPARAISNSWTDLILQEEEKAAGYEEIKDLISGKRNKEYIYDGNSNEGFGWAGQIMGRIQDVPSVEDLFSRILSEAGHIKERWGAAIK; this is encoded by the coding sequence ATGGAAATGAAAACAAAAGTGACGGAGTTGTTGGGAATCCGTTATCCCATCATTCAGGGAGGGCTGGCCTATCTTGCATACTCGAGGCTTGCAGCTGCGGTTTCAGAAGCAGGCGGCCTAGGACAAATTACGGCTATGTCACTGGATTCTCCAGAATCATTAAAAGAGGAAATTAAAAAAACGAAAGAAATGACTTCCAGCCCTTTTGGAGTAAATTTTGCAATTGGACAGCATGGAAGGCCCTTTGAACATATGGTTGAAGCTGCAGTGGAAGAAAAAGTGCCTGTGATCAGTATGACAGGCGGAAACCCGTCAGGCATATTCGATCTTTTAAAGGGAATTGAGGTAAAGAAACTTGTTCTCGTTGCATCCACAAGACAGGCGGCTAAAGCAGAACAGCTAGGTGCCGATGCCGTCATGGTCGTTGGCCAGGAAGGAGGGGGACATATTGGAAAAGATGATGTCAGTACGATGGTGCTCATTCCTCAGGTAGCTGATGCGGTTTCCATACCGGTAATTGCTTCAGGAGGCATAGGAGATGGCAGAGGCTTGATGGCCGCCCTGGCCCTTGGTGCTGAAGGTGTGGAAATGGGGACCAGATTCATCGCGACAAGGGAATGTGAGCACGCGCATCCTGTATATAAGGAAGCACTCGTTCATGGAACGGAGACAGGGACAGTAGTCATTAAACGGAAGCTTGGTGCACCAGCCAGAGCGATCAGCAACAGCTGGACAGACCTTATTTTGCAAGAAGAAGAAAAAGCTGCGGGTTACGAAGAGATAAAAGATCTTATCAGCGGAAAACGGAACAAGGAATACATCTATGATGGAAACTCAAACGAAGGTTTTGGATGGGCTGGCCAAATCATGGGGAGAATTCAAGATGTTCCTTCAGTTGAAGATCTCTTTTCCAGGATACTTTCTGAAGCAGGCCATATTAAAGAGAGATGGGGAGCAGCGATTAAATAA
- a CDS encoding YktB family protein produces the protein MSFTGFKESDFKVFAIEGLEARMEKLIERVRPKLEALGSHFAAELSSLTGEEMFFHVAKHARRTVNPPNDTWVAFSSSKRGYKKLPHFQIGLFETHVFIWFAVIYESPVKKEYAASLKKELNTITASIPDDFVWSQDHMKPDAVQHRDMKNGNLSGFVRTLAEVKKAELLCGIHIPRDEAVQLHGKDFIEKADSVFRTLMPLYELKKQVYSE, from the coding sequence ATGAGCTTTACAGGATTTAAAGAGAGCGATTTTAAGGTGTTTGCTATTGAGGGACTTGAGGCGAGAATGGAGAAACTGATTGAGCGGGTGCGGCCAAAGCTTGAAGCATTAGGCAGCCATTTCGCAGCAGAACTTTCTTCTTTAACAGGAGAGGAAATGTTTTTTCATGTGGCAAAACATGCCCGAAGAACAGTTAATCCCCCAAATGATACATGGGTGGCATTCTCGAGCAGCAAGAGAGGATACAAAAAACTTCCGCATTTTCAAATCGGACTGTTTGAGACCCACGTATTTATCTGGTTTGCTGTTATATATGAATCCCCAGTAAAAAAAGAGTATGCCGCTTCGCTTAAAAAAGAATTAAATACGATCACTGCCTCCATTCCGGATGACTTCGTTTGGTCACAGGATCATATGAAGCCGGATGCTGTGCAGCATCGTGATATGAAGAACGGTAACCTTTCAGGCTTTGTGCGTACTTTGGCAGAAGTGAAAAAAGCCGAACTGCTATGCGGGATTCATATACCTAGGGATGAGGCGGTTCAGTTGCACGGAAAGGACTTTATCGAAAAAGCAGATAGCGTCTTCCGAACCCTGATGCCCCTTTACGAGTTAAAAAAACAGGTGTATTCCGAGTAA
- a CDS encoding inositol monophosphatase family protein, whose product MDNTKLEDLYQTAKNWVYEAGEVIKRSFSNELNITYKSHYADLVTDMDKAIEKFFIDKIKKEYPDHEILGEEGYGDEVKDLDGTVWIIDPIDGTTNFVHQQNNFAISVGIFHNGEGKAAFIYDVVRNELFHCIKGNGLYLNEEKLPLLSEVTLDKAVIGLNATWITPNRKIDHHLLLPLVRKSRGTRSYGTAAIELAYVACGRLDAYMTMRLSPWDFAAGYILIQEAGGIISTMDGSKVKVLSKTSIFAAKPGLHQEILDTIHTGTPQDGE is encoded by the coding sequence ATGGACAATACAAAACTTGAAGATCTATACCAAACGGCCAAAAACTGGGTGTATGAAGCCGGAGAAGTTATTAAGCGTTCATTTTCTAATGAGCTGAACATTACATATAAATCACATTATGCCGATTTAGTGACGGATATGGACAAAGCCATAGAAAAGTTCTTTATCGATAAAATTAAAAAAGAATACCCGGACCATGAAATATTGGGGGAGGAAGGCTATGGCGATGAGGTGAAGGATCTAGACGGAACCGTCTGGATTATTGATCCGATCGATGGAACAACTAATTTTGTCCATCAGCAGAATAACTTTGCCATTTCAGTGGGGATTTTTCATAATGGCGAAGGTAAAGCGGCGTTTATTTATGACGTCGTCCGCAACGAATTGTTTCATTGCATTAAAGGGAACGGGCTGTATTTAAATGAAGAAAAACTTCCTCTGCTCAGTGAAGTGACATTGGACAAAGCGGTTATCGGGTTAAACGCCACCTGGATTACACCTAACCGGAAGATAGATCATCATCTGCTTCTTCCGCTTGTCAGAAAATCGCGCGGAACAAGATCTTATGGTACAGCAGCCATCGAACTGGCCTATGTCGCTTGCGGAAGGCTGGATGCCTATATGACGATGAGGCTTTCACCTTGGGATTTTGCAGCAGGATATATTTTGATTCAGGAAGCTGGTGGAATCATTTCTACGATGGACGGCAGCAAAGTGAAGGTTTTGAGCAAAACGAGTATTTTTGCTGCGAAACCTGGTTTGCATCAAGAAATTTTGGATACCATCCATACGGGAACACCACAAGATGGAGAATAG
- a CDS encoding GNAT family N-acetyltransferase, with protein MENRKIRDEDFDFFKEIIPHSHTWMKEEGLTGEENDEHLRSYLHRYDETGGEWLIWSGEGQKIGAAYLVYAAPSNQKPWLGTIVIHPEKRKQGFAKKIIEEISSMVIKNSPVLFSACPAENTSWIRFLNHNGFEQAGLENDEKGKEYIKFVKFLSDYD; from the coding sequence ATGGAGAATAGAAAAATAAGGGATGAAGATTTCGATTTTTTTAAAGAAATAATCCCCCATTCACACACTTGGATGAAAGAAGAAGGCTTGACAGGCGAAGAAAACGATGAGCATTTGCGGTCTTATTTGCATCGTTATGATGAAACAGGCGGAGAATGGCTGATCTGGAGTGGGGAAGGGCAAAAAATTGGAGCAGCGTATCTTGTATACGCTGCTCCTTCAAATCAAAAACCATGGCTTGGCACCATTGTCATCCATCCTGAAAAAAGAAAACAAGGATTTGCCAAAAAAATCATAGAGGAGATTTCCTCAATGGTGATAAAGAATAGCCCTGTATTGTTCTCAGCCTGTCCTGCGGAAAATACATCCTGGATCCGCTTCCTGAATCATAATGGCTTTGAACAGGCGGGATTAGAAAATGATGAAAAAGGAAAAGAATATATAAAATTTGTTAAATTCCTTTCAGACTATGACTGA
- a CDS encoding DUF5325 family protein: MKIENMIFLIIAVLTTFSIALIGVAIGQHSWLIGIIAIIAVFLLMGLGFTLKKRFRERNQS, encoded by the coding sequence ATGAAAATTGAAAATATGATTTTTTTGATCATTGCCGTATTAACAACGTTCAGCATTGCTTTGATCGGAGTGGCGATCGGCCAACATAGCTGGCTGATCGGTATCATTGCGATCATTGCTGTATTTTTACTTATGGGATTAGGTTTTACACTAAAAAAAAGATTCAGGGAAAGAAATCAGTCATAG
- the typA gene encoding translational GTPase TypA, which produces MLNLRQDIKNIAIIAHVDHGKTTLVDQMLHQSGTFRSNEHVNERAMDSNDLEKERGITILAKNTAINYEGTRINIMDTPGHADFGGEVERIMKMVDGVLLVVDAYEGCMPQTRFVLKKALEQKLTPIVVVNKIDRDFARPEEVVDEVIDLFIELGADEDQLEFPVVFASAIKGTASTDPHQQDDNMKALFDSIIENIPSPVDNSGEPLQFQVSLLDYNDYLGRIGIGRIFRGTMEVGQAVSLMKLDGSVKKFRVTKIFGFLGLKRVEIQEAKAGDLVAVSGMEEINVGETVCPEGQEEALPILRIDEPTLKMTFLVNNSPFAGREGKYVTSRKIEERLRSQLETDVSLRVDNTESPDAWIVSGRGELHLSILIENMRREGYELQVSKPEVIVRMVDGVRSEPVERVQIDVPEEYTGAVMESLGARKGEMLNMINNGSGQVRLEFMVPARGLIGYSTEFLTQTRGYGILNHTFDSYQPMHQGQVGGRRQGVLVSMEHGKASQYGIINVEDRGTIFVEPGTEVYEGMIVGEHTRENDITVNITKVKQMTNMRSANKDQTVSMKKPRVMSLEESLEYLNEDEYCEVTPESIRLRKKILDKNERERATKKSKVAKQN; this is translated from the coding sequence ATTTTGAACTTGAGACAAGATATAAAAAACATCGCGATTATCGCGCACGTTGACCACGGGAAAACAACGCTCGTGGACCAAATGCTTCACCAATCAGGAACTTTCCGTTCAAATGAACATGTCAATGAACGTGCAATGGACTCCAATGATTTGGAAAAAGAACGCGGAATCACAATCTTAGCAAAGAATACGGCGATCAATTATGAAGGTACCCGCATCAACATCATGGACACTCCTGGACATGCCGATTTTGGCGGCGAGGTAGAACGAATCATGAAAATGGTTGATGGTGTCCTTTTAGTCGTAGACGCTTATGAAGGATGTATGCCGCAAACTCGATTCGTTTTGAAAAAAGCGCTTGAGCAAAAACTGACTCCAATCGTTGTTGTAAATAAAATTGACCGTGACTTTGCCCGCCCTGAAGAAGTGGTGGATGAAGTTATCGATTTGTTTATCGAGCTTGGTGCAGATGAAGACCAGCTTGAATTCCCAGTCGTATTCGCTTCTGCTATTAAAGGGACTGCAAGCACAGATCCGCATCAGCAGGATGATAACATGAAAGCTTTATTCGACTCCATCATTGAAAATATTCCTTCACCGGTTGACAACAGTGGTGAGCCGCTTCAATTCCAAGTTTCTCTTTTGGATTACAACGATTACCTCGGTCGTATCGGTATCGGCCGTATTTTCCGAGGAACGATGGAGGTAGGGCAGGCGGTTTCTCTAATGAAACTTGACGGCTCTGTTAAAAAATTCCGCGTTACAAAGATTTTTGGTTTCCTTGGACTTAAAAGAGTGGAAATTCAGGAAGCAAAAGCTGGTGACCTTGTAGCTGTATCAGGAATGGAAGAGATCAATGTCGGCGAAACAGTCTGTCCTGAAGGCCAGGAAGAAGCATTACCGATTCTAAGAATCGATGAGCCTACATTGAAAATGACGTTCCTTGTGAATAATTCACCGTTCGCAGGCCGTGAAGGCAAATATGTTACTTCAAGAAAAATTGAAGAACGTCTTCGCTCTCAATTGGAGACTGATGTTTCCCTTCGAGTTGATAACACAGAATCTCCAGACGCTTGGATCGTTTCGGGACGCGGAGAGCTTCATCTTTCCATTCTTATTGAAAACATGAGAAGAGAAGGGTACGAGCTTCAAGTATCAAAACCTGAAGTTATCGTTCGAATGGTTGACGGAGTTCGTTCTGAACCTGTAGAGCGTGTTCAAATTGATGTACCAGAAGAGTATACTGGAGCCGTTATGGAATCTCTCGGAGCACGAAAAGGCGAAATGCTGAACATGATCAACAATGGTTCAGGTCAAGTTAGACTTGAATTCATGGTACCAGCCCGTGGATTAATTGGATATTCAACAGAATTCTTAACTCAAACACGCGGTTATGGTATCTTAAATCATACGTTTGACAGCTATCAGCCGATGCATCAAGGCCAGGTGGGAGGACGCCGTCAAGGAGTTCTAGTATCAATGGAACACGGTAAGGCGAGCCAATACGGAATCATCAACGTGGAAGACCGCGGAACGATCTTCGTGGAACCGGGTACTGAGGTTTATGAAGGAATGATCGTCGGGGAACATACCCGAGAAAATGATATTACGGTTAATATCACAAAAGTGAAGCAGATGACAAACATGCGTTCAGCAAATAAGGATCAAACCGTAAGCATGAAAAAACCTCGTGTGATGTCTCTTGAAGAATCACTTGAATATTTGAATGAAGATGAGTATTGTGAAGTTACTCCGGAGAGCATTCGTCTCCGCAAAAAGATTCTTGATAAAAATGAACGTGAACGCGCAACTAAGAAAAGTAAAGTAGCCAAGCAAAACTAA
- a CDS encoding YlaH-like family protein — translation MSATGEDSSPIALLLGINEHPVAGFFLLYLVITVLTILVYQLGFAKKLPLLKSAVIYILLILGCFPLTFFGIGLPVAEGLLCAAAVLIIYKIRLHQSKKNKAEHL, via the coding sequence ATGTCTGCGACGGGTGAGGATTCTTCACCCATCGCTCTTCTTTTAGGAATAAACGAACATCCTGTTGCAGGTTTCTTTCTATTGTATCTTGTCATTACAGTATTAACGATTCTTGTCTATCAGCTGGGCTTTGCTAAAAAGCTTCCACTTCTTAAATCTGCAGTCATTTATATTCTTTTGATATTGGGCTGTTTTCCGCTGACCTTTTTCGGAATTGGCCTGCCGGTTGCAGAGGGTCTTTTGTGTGCTGCCGCAGTATTGATTATTTACAAGATCAGGCTGCACCAGAGCAAAAAAAATAAAGCCGAACACCTTTAA
- a CDS encoding YlaI family protein encodes MRVKCVLCDTIQSIEDQSSLAKRLRNRPIHTYMCEKCQERITDKTNKRIATGNFLLYRSPAKENEW; translated from the coding sequence ATGCGAGTAAAATGTGTGTTATGTGACACCATTCAATCCATTGAAGATCAATCCTCTTTGGCTAAACGGCTGCGAAACCGGCCGATCCACACGTACATGTGCGAAAAGTGCCAGGAGAGGATCACTGATAAAACAAACAAAAGAATTGCAACAGGAAATTTTTTGTTATACCGTTCTCCTGCAAAAGAAAATGAATGGTAA
- a CDS encoding YhcN/YlaJ family sporulation lipoprotein — protein sequence MSSLLLLFACNSNKSAEQTDKTTPRLTKVNQTANNGQKQGPRNSQQVSRHLVGLITGIPGVEDATAVVLGRYAVVGIDVDSKLDASRTGTIKYSVAEALKKDPYGANAVVTADPDTVQRLREMGKQIRQGHPVGGIIRELSAIVGRLMPQVPNNMDSRKPSPTETNNSQLSDNEKRNLKNQQQKQEKATKNQQQKLKETH from the coding sequence ATGAGTTCACTATTGCTGCTTTTTGCATGCAACAGCAACAAAAGTGCAGAACAAACGGATAAAACCACACCTCGATTAACCAAGGTTAACCAGACAGCCAATAACGGGCAAAAGCAAGGGCCAAGGAACTCACAACAAGTTTCTCGGCATCTGGTTGGACTGATTACCGGCATACCGGGTGTAGAAGACGCTACAGCGGTTGTACTAGGACGTTATGCAGTTGTGGGAATTGATGTCGATTCTAAACTGGACGCATCAAGGACAGGAACAATCAAGTATTCTGTGGCAGAGGCATTAAAAAAAGACCCCTATGGAGCCAATGCGGTAGTAACTGCCGATCCTGATACCGTTCAGCGTCTAAGAGAAATGGGAAAACAGATCAGACAAGGTCATCCTGTAGGCGGAATCATCAGAGAGCTTTCTGCCATCGTTGGAAGGTTGATGCCGCAAGTTCCAAACAATATGGATTCACGCAAACCTTCACCGACAGAAACCAACAACAGCCAGCTTTCAGATAACGAGAAAAGAAACCTGAAAAACCAACAGCAAAAACAAGAAAAAGCCACAAAAAATCAGCAGCAAAAATTAAAAGAAACACATTAA